From Sphingomonas nostoxanthinifaciens, a single genomic window includes:
- a CDS encoding response regulator transcription factor: MTSILIVEDDERIAQEIAAALNDHGHEVQIAGTAREGLLMAAAGSYDALVVDRMLPGGMDGLTIVTTLRATGDDIPVLVVSALDAVDERIRGLKMGGDDYLTKPFEALELTARIDALLRRRGGSGRETELRVGDLELDLLARTARRAGKTIDLLPREFRLLEYLMRSAGQIVTRTMLFEEVWHYHYDEPTNVIDVHVSKLRRKIERDGASQLIHTVRGAGYVMHAPD, translated from the coding sequence ATGACCAGCATTCTGATCGTCGAGGACGACGAGCGCATCGCACAGGAAATCGCCGCCGCGCTCAACGATCATGGGCATGAGGTGCAGATTGCGGGGACAGCCCGCGAAGGCCTGCTGATGGCGGCCGCGGGCTCCTACGACGCGCTGGTCGTCGATCGCATGCTGCCGGGCGGCATGGACGGCCTGACCATCGTCACGACGCTACGGGCGACCGGCGACGACATACCGGTGCTGGTGGTGAGCGCGCTCGACGCGGTCGACGAGCGTATCCGCGGCCTGAAGATGGGCGGCGACGACTATCTGACCAAACCGTTCGAAGCGCTCGAACTGACGGCCCGCATCGACGCGCTGCTGCGACGCCGTGGCGGCAGCGGCCGCGAAACCGAATTGCGCGTCGGCGACCTCGAACTCGATCTGCTCGCGCGCACCGCCCGCCGTGCGGGCAAGACGATCGACCTGCTGCCGCGCGAGTTCCGTCTACTCGAATATCTCATGCGCAGCGCCGGCCAGATCGTCACGCGGACCATGCTGTTCGAAGAGGTCTGGCACTATCATTATGACGAACCCACCAACGTGATCGATGTCCATGTCAGTAAATTGCGGCGCAAGATCGAACGCGACGGCGCTTCCCAGTTGATCCACACGGTCCGTGGCGCAGGATATGTCATGCATGCGCCTGACTGA